A portion of the Pedobacter cryoconitis genome contains these proteins:
- a CDS encoding UpxY family transcription antiterminator: MSKLIPGWHVIYTRPKHEKRIHNRLAEVNIKSFFPTVKKLKVWSDRRKYIDVPLFPSYLFIYLDGMNSYFQTLDTEGCLYYIKTDNIVSRVSDSVMNNIMLATKESVDVEVSDNRISVGKQLVIKGGALTGLQCELVEYYNHKKLLVRVDLLNRNILVPVPKENLMLL, encoded by the coding sequence ATGAGCAAACTTATCCCAGGGTGGCACGTAATTTATACTAGGCCCAAACACGAAAAGAGAATTCATAACAGGCTGGCTGAAGTAAACATTAAATCTTTTTTTCCAACCGTAAAAAAACTTAAAGTATGGAGTGACAGACGGAAATATATTGATGTTCCGTTGTTCCCTTCTTATCTTTTTATTTACCTGGATGGCATGAACAGCTATTTTCAGACCCTTGATACGGAAGGATGCCTCTATTACATTAAAACGGATAATATAGTGTCGAGGGTTAGTGATTCTGTAATGAATAATATCATGCTTGCTACAAAAGAATCTGTTGATGTTGAAGTGTCTGATAACAGAATTAGCGTTGGAAAACAATTGGTCATAAAAGGAGGTGCATTAACAGGTCTTCAATGTGAGCTGGTTGAATATTATAATCATAAGAAATTATTAGTTCGCGTAGATTTATTAAACAGGAACATTCTAGTCCCGGTTCCAAAAGAAAACCTCATGCTTTTATAA